GTCGACCTCGACGCCGAGTCGCGCAAGCAGGCGGTGGTGCTGGGCGTGGTCGACCGCTGCGAGGCCGACTTGGCCGCCGCCTGTGTCGGCGCCGACGTCATCCAGCTGGCGGTGCCGATCCTGGCCATGGAGAAAGTCCTGGCGCGCCTGGCCCAGCTCGACCTGGGCGATGCGGTGATCACCGATGTGGGCAGCGCCAAGGGCAACGTCGTGCGCGCAGCGCGCGAAACGTTCGCCGAGCGCCTGCCGCGCTTTGTGCCGGGGCACCCGATCGCCGGTTCCGAGCAGAGTGGCGTGGAGGCTTCCAACGCCGCGCTGTTCCGTCGGCACAAGGTGATCCTCACGCCGCTGCCGGAATCCGACCCGCAAGCGCTGCTGCTGGTCGACCGTCTCTGGCGCGCCCTGGATGCCGATGTCGAGCACATGCCGGTCGAGCGCCATGACGAAGTCCTGGCCGCTACCAGCCACCTGCCGCATCTGCTGGCCTTCGGCCTGGTCGACTCGCTGGCCAAGCGCAATGAAAACCTGGAGATCTTCCGGTACGCTGCGGGGGGCTTTCGCGATTTCACGAGAATCGCCGGCAGCGACCCGATCATGTGGCACGACATCTTCCTCGCCAACCGGGAAGCGGTCCTGCGCACACTCGATACATTTCGCAGCGACCTCGACGCCTTGCGCGACGCGGTCGATGCTGGGGACGGGCACCAACTGCTGGGCGTGTTCACCCGCGCCCGGGTTGCCCGCGAGCATTTCAGTAAAATCCTGGCCCGCCGGGCCTATGTGGACGCTATGAACGCCAACGATCTGATTTTCCTGGCCCAACCCGGTGGCCGCGTGTCCGGACGGATCCGCGTACCGGGCGACAAATCCATTTCCCACCGCTCGATCATGCTCGGCTCGCTGGCCGAGGGTACCACCGAGGTCGAAGGCTTCCTCGAGGGCGAAGATGCCCTGGCCACCCTGCAGGCGTTCCGTGACATGGGCGTGGTCATCGAAGGCCCGCACCATGGGCGCGTGACCATTCACGGTGTTGGCCTGCACGGCCTGAAGCCGCCGCCCGGGCCGCTGTACGTCGGCAACTCCGGCACTTCGATGCGCCTGCTGTCCGGCCTGTTGGCGGCGCAGTCGTTCGACACCACCATGACCGGCGATGCCTCGCTGTCCAAGCGCCCGATGAACCGCGTAGCCAATCCGCTGCGCGAAATGGGCGCGGTGGTCGAAACCGGCCCTGAGGGTCGTCCGCCGCTGACCATTCGTGGCGGCCACAAGCTCAAGGCGCTGAACTACACGCTGCCGATGGCCAGTGCCCAGGTCAAATCCTGCCTGTTGCTGGCTGGCCTGTATGCCGAAGGCACCACCACCGTCACCGAGCCGGCACCGACCCGCGACCATACCGAGCGCATGCTGCGTGGTTTTGGCTACTCGGTCGCCTCCAAGGGGCCGGTCGCCTCGCTGCAGTCCGGTGGCAAGCTCACCGCGACCCGCATCGAGGTGCCGGCGGATATTTCCTCCGCGGCGTTCTTCCTGGTGGCAGCCTCGATCGCCGAGGGCTCCGAACTGGTGCTCGAGCATGTCGGCATCAACCCAACTCGCACTGGTGTCATCGACATCCTGCGCCTGATGGGCGGCGACATCACCCTGGAAAACCAGCGTGAAGTCGGCGGCGAGCCGGTGGCCGACCTGCGCGTGCGTGGCGCCAAGCTCAAGGGCATCGACATTCCCGAGCACCTGGTGCCGCTGGCCATCGACGAGTTCCCGGTGCTGTTCGTCGCCGCGGCCTGCGCCGAAGGGCGCACCGTGCTGCGCGGTGCCGAAGAGCTGCGGGTCAAGGAATCGGACCGTATCCAGGTCATGGCCGACGGCCTGGTTACCCTGGGTGTGAAGTGCGAGCCGACCCCGGACGGCATCATCATCGACGGCGGCCAGATCGGTGGTGGCGAAGTGCACGGCCACGGCGACCATCGCATCGCCATGGCTTTCAGCATCGCCTCGCTGCGCGCCAGCGCGCCGATCGTCATCCATGACTGCGCCAACGTTGCCACCTCCTTCCCCAACTTCCTGGCCCTGTGCAAGGAAGTCGGCATCCGCGTCGCCGAAGAGGGCAAGTCGTGAATTCGCAAGCACCGGTCATCACCATCGACGGGCCGAGCGGCTCGGGCAAGGGTACCGTTGCCGGGTTGCTGGCCCGCGAACTGGGCTGGCGCCTGCTCGACTCCGGCGCCCTGTACCGGTTGCTGGCATTCAATGCCAGCAACCATGGCGTCGACCTGACCAACGAAGAGCTGCTCAAGGCCCTGGCTGCTCATCTGGACGTGCAGTTCATCGCCGCCGAGCCGGGCAAGCTGCAGCAGATCATTCTCGAGGGTGAGGATGTCAGCCACGTCATCCGCACCGAGACCGTCGGCGCCGGTGCCTCGATGGTCGCTTCGCTGCCGGCGGTGCGCGAAGCGCTGCTGCAGCGCCAGCGCGCCTTCCGCGAGGCCCCGGGGCTAATCGCCGACGGCCGCGACATGGGCACCGTGGTGTTCCCGGATGCGCCGCTCAAGGTGTTCCTTACCGCCAGTGCCGAGGAACGTGCCCGTCGCCGTTACCTGCAGTTGAAGGGCAAGGGCGAAGATGTTAGTCTGTCGAGTCTGCTAGATGAGATCCGTGCGCGCGATGAGCGTGACACCCAGCGTGCAGTGGCCCCGCTCAAGCCGGCGGCCGATGCAATCCAGCTGGATTCCACGGAGTTGTCCATCGAGCAGGTGCTGCAACGCATCAGAAGCGAGCTCGCCCTGCGCGACTTGGTCTGATGGAGAGGAGGGCCGGCAGGGGCACCAGTCAACGTCCTGTCAGCGCTTCTTAACTTAACGAAACCCACATTGTCTGGAATGTGGCTATGGGCGTCTTTTTCGCCCGAATCTACAGGAATTAAAATGAGCGAAAGCTTTGCAGAACTCTTTGAAGAAAGCCTGAAAACCCTCAATCTTCAGCCGGGTGCAATCATCACCGGTATCGTTGTCGACATCGACGGCGACTGGGTTACCGTACACGCTGGCCTGAAGTCCGAGGGTGTCATCCCGCTCGAGCAGTTCTACAACGAAACTGGCGAACTGACCATCAAGGTCGGTGACGAAGTTCACGTTGCGCTGGACGCGGTCGAAGACGGCTTCGGCGAAACCAAGCTGTCCCGTGAAAAAGCCAAGCGCGCCGAGTGCTGGATTGTTCTGGAAGCTGCTTTCGCTGCTGAAGAAGTGGTCAAGGGCGTTATCAACGGTAAGGTTAAAGGCGGCTTCACTGTCGACGTTAACGGCATCCGTGCGTTCCTGCCGGGCTCCCTGGTTGATGTCCGCCCAGTGCGCGACACCACCCACCTCGAAGGCAAAGAGCTGGAATTCAAGGTCATCAAGCTGGACCAGAAGCGCAACAACGTTGTCGTTTCCCGTCGCAGCGTCCTGGAAGCCGAAAACAGCGCCGAGCGCGAAGCTCTGCTGGAATCGCTGCAGGAAGGCCAGCAGGTCAAAGGTATCGTCAAGAACCTCACCGACTACGGTGCGTTCGTTGACCTGGGCGGCGTCGATGGTCTGCTGCACATCACCGACATGGCCTGGAAGCGTATCAAGCACCCGTCGGAAATCGTCAACGTTGGTGACGAGATCGACGTCAAGGTCCTGAAGTACGATCGCGAGCGCAACCGCGTTTCGCTGGGTCTGAAGCAACTGGGCGAAGACCCATGGGTTGCTATCAAGGCCCGTTACCCAGAAAGCACCCGCGTCATGGCTCGCGTCACCAACCTGACCGACTATGGCTGCTTTGCTGAACTGGAAGAAGGCGTTGAAGGCCTGGTGCACGTCTCCGAAATGGACTGGACCAACAAGAACATCCACCCGTCGAAAGTCGTTCAGGTTGGCGACGAAGTGGAAGTCATGGTTCTGGACATCGACGAAGAGCGTCGTCGTATCTCCCTGGGTATCAAGCAGTGCAAATCGAACCCATGGGAAGACTTCTCCGGCCAGTTCAACAAGGGTGACAAGATCACCGGTACCATCAAGTCGATCACCGACTTCGGTATCTTCATCGGCCTGGACGGCGGCATCGACGGTCTGGTTCACCTGTCCGACATCTCCTGGAACGAAGCTGGCGAAGAAGCCGTGCGTCGCTTCAAGAAGGGCGACGAGCTGGAAACCGTCATCCTGTCGGTTGACCCAGAGCGCGAGCGCATCTCCCTGGGCATCAAGCAGCTGGAAGACGATCCGTTCTCCAACTTCGTTGCTGTCAACGACAAGGGCGCTATCGTCAAGGGTATCGTCAAGGAAGTTGACGCCAAGGGCGCTATCGTGACCCTGGCCGACGACATCGAAGCTACTCTGAAAGCTTCCGAAATCAGCCGTGACCGCGTTGAAGACGCCCGTAACGTGCTGAAGGAAGGCGAAGAGATCGAAGCCAAGATCATCAGCGTCGACCGCAAGTCCCGCGTTATCAGCCTGTCCATCAAGTCGAAGGACGATGCTGAAGAGCGCGAAGCCATTCAGAGCCTGAAAAACGCTCCGGAAGCGGCTGCCGATACCACCATGGCTGCGCTGCTGCGCGAAGCAATGGCCAAGCAGAACTGAGTTCTGTTTGATCGGTAAAAAGGGCGACCCTCGGGTCGCCCTTTTTTTTGCCTGGGTTTTTGTTCGGCGTGCTGTGGTGTCGGCGTGAGGGGAGGGTTCGCTCGGTGATTGCTGGGTATGGCCTGGCCTCGATGCTAGAGGCGCCTGTCACGGTGTGTTCTTGAATTTTTTTATTAAGTCAAGAACCACCCTGTTCAAACGCCTCGGGGCGTGCTACAAACTGATTAAGCAATGATCTAGCTGCTTGATAACGAAGGGAAAAATATGACGAAGTCGGAGCTGATCGAACGTATTGTCACCCATCAGGGGCTGCTCTCGTCCAAGGACGTGGAGTTGGCCATCAAGACCATGCTTGAACAGATGTCGCAGTGCCTGGCGACCGGGGATCGCATCGAGATCCGCGGCTTTGGCAGTTTCTCGCTGCACTACCGTGCTCCACGCGTAGGGCGCAACCCCAAGACGGGCCAGTCTGTCAGCCTTGAAGGCAAATATGTGCCGCATTTCAAGCCGGGCAAGGAGTTGCGCGATCGGGTAAATGAAGAAGAGCATGAGCCTATCTGAAGGGTGGGGGGTAAGTTAGATGCGTAATCTCAAACGCGCTTTGGCAGCGCTGTTCGTGCTGGTCTTGGCCGCGCTGGTGCTGTTTTTCGTATTGGAGAATCAGCAAGCCGTATCCCTGGTCATGTTCGGTTGGTCGGCGCCCGCAGTACCCGTTGCGGTGTTGGTGCTGGTCGCCTTGGTTGTTGGTTTGGTGATAGGTCCGCTGCTTGGGATTTTCACTCTGATGCGTGGCCGGCAGAAAGCGCGCGTTCCTGTCCGGTAGGTATTCTCCTCCTGCGTGCGGAAGCATCCTGCGTCAACATAGGAATGGCTTCCTTGCCTGCTGTCGCCTGAAAAAGTAATTATCGAGGCCTCCCTTTCCAGGGGGCGGCTTTTGATCCCCTCTGTGCGGTGTTTTGGGGGGGGCAGTCTGCTGTCGTGTGACCGTGTTTCTGCTGTGGCAGCTGTGCGTGGTCAGGTTGCGATGTCGCCCTGTCGAGCTGTGGCAGAAATGAACTTAATCCCAAGCGCTTAATCCAAAGGCTTTAGCTAAAAAGCGGGTGAGGTGGCGGCAATTTTTCTAAACCGCGCTAAGCTTCGCTGCCATGAATAGTTATTCCGCTTATCTTTTTGTGCAATCTTGCATGAGGGGGAGAGGTGCATTGCGCTTTGCGGTTGGCCGATAGATAAGAATAGTTATTGTTAATTATGCCGGTGCTGGGTGGTGTAGGCGTTGGTGCGGGATGGTGGCTTATGGCTGCTATGCTTTTGGTGTGCAGACTATCTTCAAGGAACGGGTGATGGGGCTGTCTCGACAAGATATTGGCTGTGAAGGGTATAGAGGCTAAATGCGAGAAAAAAATCCGGCATTGGAAGGTGGTGAAATAGACCTGGCGATCCTCGTTCGTGAGATATGGCAGGGGCGTTACATAGTGTTGCTCGTTGCGCTGTTGGCCGTCATGGCGGCGGCTGTGTTTGTGTATCTGCAAAAACCCTTGTACGAAGCTAATACCGTTGTACTGCCACCGATGCAGGATGAAATTGCTGCCTTGAATATTGGGCGGGGTCAGGGTTCTGGTTTGGCACTGGTGGCGGCTCGGGATGTTTATGATACTTACTTGCGTAACTTGCAATCCCAGGCGGTTCGCC
The window above is part of the Pseudomonas muyukensis genome. Proteins encoded here:
- the rpsA gene encoding 30S ribosomal protein S1, giving the protein MSESFAELFEESLKTLNLQPGAIITGIVVDIDGDWVTVHAGLKSEGVIPLEQFYNETGELTIKVGDEVHVALDAVEDGFGETKLSREKAKRAECWIVLEAAFAAEEVVKGVINGKVKGGFTVDVNGIRAFLPGSLVDVRPVRDTTHLEGKELEFKVIKLDQKRNNVVVSRRSVLEAENSAEREALLESLQEGQQVKGIVKNLTDYGAFVDLGGVDGLLHITDMAWKRIKHPSEIVNVGDEIDVKVLKYDRERNRVSLGLKQLGEDPWVAIKARYPESTRVMARVTNLTDYGCFAELEEGVEGLVHVSEMDWTNKNIHPSKVVQVGDEVEVMVLDIDEERRRISLGIKQCKSNPWEDFSGQFNKGDKITGTIKSITDFGIFIGLDGGIDGLVHLSDISWNEAGEEAVRRFKKGDELETVILSVDPERERISLGIKQLEDDPFSNFVAVNDKGAIVKGIVKEVDAKGAIVTLADDIEATLKASEISRDRVEDARNVLKEGEEIEAKIISVDRKSRVISLSIKSKDDAEEREAIQSLKNAPEAAADTTMAALLREAMAKQN
- a CDS encoding lipopolysaccharide assembly protein LapA domain-containing protein — its product is MRNLKRALAALFVLVLAALVLFFVLENQQAVSLVMFGWSAPAVPVAVLVLVALVVGLVIGPLLGIFTLMRGRQKARVPVR
- a CDS encoding bifunctional prephenate dehydrogenase/3-phosphoshikimate 1-carboxyvinyltransferase, whose protein sequence is MVDAVTNKSAPIVGRLVVVGLGLIGGSFAKGLRESGLCREVVGVDLDAESRKQAVVLGVVDRCEADLAAACVGADVIQLAVPILAMEKVLARLAQLDLGDAVITDVGSAKGNVVRAARETFAERLPRFVPGHPIAGSEQSGVEASNAALFRRHKVILTPLPESDPQALLLVDRLWRALDADVEHMPVERHDEVLAATSHLPHLLAFGLVDSLAKRNENLEIFRYAAGGFRDFTRIAGSDPIMWHDIFLANREAVLRTLDTFRSDLDALRDAVDAGDGHQLLGVFTRARVAREHFSKILARRAYVDAMNANDLIFLAQPGGRVSGRIRVPGDKSISHRSIMLGSLAEGTTEVEGFLEGEDALATLQAFRDMGVVIEGPHHGRVTIHGVGLHGLKPPPGPLYVGNSGTSMRLLSGLLAAQSFDTTMTGDASLSKRPMNRVANPLREMGAVVETGPEGRPPLTIRGGHKLKALNYTLPMASAQVKSCLLLAGLYAEGTTTVTEPAPTRDHTERMLRGFGYSVASKGPVASLQSGGKLTATRIEVPADISSAAFFLVAASIAEGSELVLEHVGINPTRTGVIDILRLMGGDITLENQREVGGEPVADLRVRGAKLKGIDIPEHLVPLAIDEFPVLFVAAACAEGRTVLRGAEELRVKESDRIQVMADGLVTLGVKCEPTPDGIIIDGGQIGGGEVHGHGDHRIAMAFSIASLRASAPIVIHDCANVATSFPNFLALCKEVGIRVAEEGKS
- the ihfB gene encoding integration host factor subunit beta, with protein sequence MTKSELIERIVTHQGLLSSKDVELAIKTMLEQMSQCLATGDRIEIRGFGSFSLHYRAPRVGRNPKTGQSVSLEGKYVPHFKPGKELRDRVNEEEHEPI
- the cmk gene encoding (d)CMP kinase — encoded protein: MNSQAPVITIDGPSGSGKGTVAGLLARELGWRLLDSGALYRLLAFNASNHGVDLTNEELLKALAAHLDVQFIAAEPGKLQQIILEGEDVSHVIRTETVGAGASMVASLPAVREALLQRQRAFREAPGLIADGRDMGTVVFPDAPLKVFLTASAEERARRRYLQLKGKGEDVSLSSLLDEIRARDERDTQRAVAPLKPAADAIQLDSTELSIEQVLQRIRSELALRDLV